CGATGTAGATCGAGGTGGGAAATGGGGATCCACAAAATGACGCTGCAATGGTTCCAAGACCATTGGTGATCAAGCTCGGTCGTACCGGATAGTCGTCTCCGGCCGCTGCCGCTGACTCAATATTTTGCAGGGAAGCGAGCACCCCCAGAAAGCTGATAGGAATGATGACCGACAGGTAAGGGAGAATATGACCTTCCGCCAGGGCTGGTATCAGATCCAGTAACACGGCCTTGGGAAAATGGAAACCGACCTCTGCCCAAGGTGATACATCGGAATTGACGACTGGTGCCAGTCCAGTCAGCCAACAAAGAGCAGTCCCTACCACCAGGACAATGAAAGTGGCCGGTAGTCTTCCTATGAATTGAACTTTTCCGAAGTAGGCGAGGAAGACGAGGGCGATGGTCGTCATGCCAACAATGGGTGAGGCAAAGGATTGAAACAAAAACCCGAGCCCCAGAAATCCAAGTCCAACCCCACCGAGTGTGGCCAGCATGGCTGCTCGAGGAGTGATGCTCCGGATACGAGCGGCAAAGAATGACATGGAGAACTCAACCAGTCCGCCTGCAAAGGTGGCGACCAGTCCTGCTTGCCAGGCCACGCGCTCCGGATCGGGAAGTCCTTGTTCAATGGCCAGGAGCTTGGCCGGTAGCATGACGAGGAAGATATGGGCAAACAGGCCCGGTGTGCTGATTCCGTAGGGCAGGGCACACACGTCATCGCGTCCTTCCTTTTGAGCCAATTTCAACGCCTGCCAGGCGTAAAAAAGATTCCCAACCAGGAACGAGATCGCTACGCCCGGAAGGATAGTGCCGAAGATGAGCTTGGGTGAGAATCCAAGCACCACCATACAAAGCGGAGCCAGGATGAGCAGCTGTACCAGGTTATTAATGAAGGCGGCAAAGAAACCCTCCCAATCTCCTCGAGTGAAGAGCTTCATTTAGCCGAGCGAAGTTCTCCGAGGTAGTTTACAAAGTGAATGGTCCAGCGTGCGGCTGCCGAGGCTGCGGTTTGTCCGACTTTTCGATAGGCGTCTCCAGGATTCACCTGGGTGCGATTGCTTCCGGCGCGAAATACGACGTGTGGTGTGCCTAGCTGATGGCAGACCTGGGCGATCGCCGCGCTCTCCATTTCCATAATGTCTGGATTCAGCTTCTTGCGCATGTCGTTGATCTTGGCCTGGGACACACCAAATAGATCGCTGGCCGAAACCACACCGGGAAATACAGAAGGCGTGTAAGTTTTGCCATCAACGGTGACGGACTCGGGCTCGTAGCTTTTGACCGCTGCTTTGGCTAATTTGAAAAGTTTAGGATCGGGTGGGTAGGCCCAGTGGGTCATCTGGTTGGGTAGCGGCCCACGAACCTTACGGTAGATCATGCCCTTGGCAGTCAGTGTGCCGGCCGCGTGGTGAATCGTCTTTTTTGAAATAAGAGTATCGCCGGTTCGGATACGCGGGTTGAAGAGAGATCCGGTGCCTGAGACGATCAATTCGGTCGGTTGGAAGTGATGGATGAACAGGGCGGCAACCATTGCTCCGTTCGTGACACCGACGCCTGTGACGGCGACTACGACTTTCTGCTTCCCAATCTTCCCTTGGTAGTAGGGGAAGCACTCTAGCTTACCCTCACTGCGGCGGGTCAGCCGCTCGTTTATGAGCCGTACTTCCGACGGCATTGCTCCCAGGATGAGTGTAGGTGGAGACGAAGATCGAGACATAGTCTCTACTCAGCAGATTCCGAGCCGTCCTTACAAGTGTTAAGGTTTTTTTGCAGTTTCCGAATTTCCTATATCGTCTTAAAGATTATATTTGGTCACCTAGTCAGTGTTTATGGTTGGAGCAGTATTTTAGAAAAGGCATTAACCACTACCGAGCTTTCGACACACCGCCAATGGACACTTCACGAATAAAATGAGAAGGCCGGACAATTGACACCAATAACAACCAAACAACTTAAGCTAATTTTATTCCTGATCCTAATGTTCGTGTACATTCGTGTCTATTGGTTGTTACTTTATAAAATTCTACCCTCCGATCTCATACTCCAGGGTCACGACCATCTTAACCACCTTCTCG
This genomic stretch from Opitutia bacterium ISCC 52 harbors:
- the mtnN gene encoding 5'-methylthioadenosine/S-adenosylhomocysteine nucleosidase, encoding MSRSSSPPTLILGAMPSEVRLINERLTRRSEGKLECFPYYQGKIGKQKVVVAVTGVGVTNGAMVAALFIHHFQPTELIVSGTGSLFNPRIRTGDTLISKKTIHHAAGTLTAKGMIYRKVRGPLPNQMTHWAYPPDPKLFKLAKAAVKSYEPESVTVDGKTYTPSVFPGVVSASDLFGVSQAKINDMRKKLNPDIMEMESAAIAQVCHQLGTPHVVFRAGSNRTQVNPGDAYRKVGQTAASAAARWTIHFVNYLGELRSAK
- a CDS encoding NCS2 family permease, with the protein product MKLFTRGDWEGFFAAFINNLVQLLILAPLCMVVLGFSPKLIFGTILPGVAISFLVGNLFYAWQALKLAQKEGRDDVCALPYGISTPGLFAHIFLVMLPAKLLAIEQGLPDPERVAWQAGLVATFAGGLVEFSMSFFAARIRSITPRAAMLATLGGVGLGFLGLGFLFQSFASPIVGMTTIALVFLAYFGKVQFIGRLPATFIVLVVGTALCWLTGLAPVVNSDVSPWAEVGFHFPKAVLLDLIPALAEGHILPYLSVIIPISFLGVLASLQNIESAAAAGDDYPVRPSLITNGLGTIAASFCGSPFPTSIYIGHPAWKSLGARAGYSVLNGVFLTLVCLTGTMSVLTWAIPAEAGLAIILWIGIIITSQAFEVTDRKHMVAVVMGLMPGLAAWTMLVIKASMNSVSAVVEKGPAITEVILNQTRSSGAFIGGGFALEQGFLYSAMIWAAIVVYIVDREFKRAAFWSLTGAVLSILGLMHSYQLTGNDSIIHLPLIQLLSGDAPELSTLFPAWEYAVGYSLVSFILLLTPWLTRAELQADQ